From a single Candidatus Izimaplasma bacterium HR1 genomic region:
- the phnE_2 gene encoding Phosphate-import permease protein PhnE, whose translation MNNPSDQVLNALYAYPRLSKTKIASIIIVSLLVLWSIFGISYVGLNEKGITVAVRLVQSFFTPNKTILFGDNAYSVQVLGLETIAIAFLGTIFGAILAIPVAFLAARNIMPKAINLFFQGGITGIRVFPAFVIGVAIIRVTGLGPFAGVLTMGITSIGMMTKLYVEAVEGINHNVLDAMDATGCTTFQKIRFGIIPQLTAQFLSTAIYRFEINVKNAAVLGLVGAGGIGGPLLNAISAGRFSDASAYLIGLAVMVLIIEFFSNFIRGKLA comes from the coding sequence ATGAACAACCCATCTGATCAAGTATTGAATGCATTGTATGCATATCCTCGTTTAAGTAAAACAAAAATAGCAAGTATTATTATTGTATCTTTATTAGTATTATGGAGTATCTTTGGTATTTCATATGTTGGTTTAAATGAAAAAGGTATTACAGTAGCAGTTCGTTTAGTTCAAAGTTTCTTTACACCTAACAAAACGATTCTATTTGGAGATAATGCTTATAGTGTTCAAGTTTTAGGTTTAGAAACAATCGCTATTGCTTTCCTTGGAACAATATTCGGAGCTATCTTGGCAATACCTGTTGCCTTCTTAGCTGCTAGAAATATTATGCCTAAAGCAATTAACCTATTCTTCCAAGGGGGAATAACAGGTATCAGAGTATTCCCTGCTTTCGTAATTGGTGTTGCAATCATCAGAGTAACAGGATTAGGACCATTTGCTGGAGTATTAACAATGGGAATTACATCAATTGGGATGATGACCAAGTTATATGTTGAAGCTGTTGAAGGTATTAACCATAATGTACTTGATGCAATGGACGCAACTGGTTGTACAACGTTCCAAAAAATAAGATTCGGAATAATTCCACAGTTGACTGCGCAGTTCTTGTCAACTGCAATCTACCGTTTTGAAATTAACGTTAAAAACGCTGCAGTACTAGGTTTAGTAGGTGCAGGTGGGATTGGTGGACCTTTATTAAATGCGATTAGTGCCGGTCGATTTAGTGATGCAAGTGCATACTTAATTGGGTTAGCTGTAATGGTATTAATAATCGAATTCTTCAGTAATTTTATTAGAGGTAAATTAGCATAA